One Fontisphaera persica DNA window includes the following coding sequences:
- the rpmJ gene encoding 50S ribosomal protein L36 — MKIRASVKKLCENCKIIKRKGVIRVICTNPRHKQRQG, encoded by the coding sequence ATGAAGATACGGGCATCGGTGAAGAAACTGTGCGAAAACTGCAAGATTATTAAACGCAAAGGCGTGATTCGCGTCATTTGCACCAATCCGCGCCACAAGCAGCGGCAAGGTTGA
- the rplQ gene encoding 50S ribosomal protein L17, with product MRHLKRTAKLGRQFQHRNAMLANLVCSLIKHKRVTTTLAKARAARSLAEKMVTLGKRGTLHARRLAAARLHQEDAVKILFNQIAPAQKNRPGGYTRIVKLGQRRGDAAQEAILEWVELPAAQPETAKTTEDKAAAPAPAATAEAAK from the coding sequence ATGCGCCACTTAAAACGCACCGCCAAGCTTGGCCGCCAGTTCCAGCATCGCAATGCCATGCTGGCCAACCTGGTGTGCAGCCTCATTAAACACAAACGGGTGACCACCACCCTTGCCAAGGCCCGCGCCGCGCGCAGCCTGGCCGAGAAAATGGTCACCCTCGGCAAACGCGGCACGCTGCATGCCCGCCGCCTGGCGGCCGCCCGGCTGCACCAGGAGGACGCCGTGAAAATCCTGTTCAACCAAATCGCGCCGGCCCAGAAAAATCGTCCGGGGGGTTACACCCGTATCGTCAAGCTCGGCCAGCGCCGTGGTGACGCCGCCCAGGAGGCCATCCTGGAATGGGTGGAGTTGCCGGCCGCGCAACCGGAAACCGCCAAAACCACGGAAGACAAAGCGGCTGCGCCAGCTCCGGCGGCCACGGCCGAAGCGGCCAAATAA
- the map gene encoding type I methionyl aminopeptidase, whose amino-acid sequence MIVIKTGRDLEAMRAACRVARAVLDEVAAAVAPGVTTQELDDYAAERIKHYNARSAFLGYRVGNLKYPCHTCISINEQVVHGLAGPRRIAFGDLVSIDVGVYYEGFVGDNARTVAAGGCTDPVAARLLEATETALQRGIAAALAGNRVKDISRAVQQHVESQGFSVVREFVGHGVGRHMHEEPQVPNFVEPGRPSPLLRPGMTLAIEPMVNAGKPGVKRLKDGWTVVTEDGSLSAHFEHTVLVTEGEPEILTCTNQTSFALKVS is encoded by the coding sequence ATGATTGTCATCAAAACAGGACGCGATTTGGAAGCCATGCGGGCCGCTTGCCGCGTGGCGCGCGCTGTTTTGGATGAAGTGGCCGCCGCGGTGGCCCCCGGAGTGACCACGCAGGAATTGGATGATTATGCCGCCGAGCGCATCAAGCATTACAACGCCCGCAGCGCCTTTCTGGGGTATCGGGTGGGCAACTTGAAATACCCCTGCCACACCTGCATTTCCATCAACGAGCAGGTGGTGCACGGCCTGGCGGGTCCCCGGCGGATTGCTTTTGGCGACCTTGTCAGCATTGATGTGGGGGTCTATTATGAAGGTTTTGTGGGTGACAACGCCCGGACAGTGGCGGCGGGCGGCTGCACCGACCCGGTGGCCGCGCGGCTGTTGGAGGCCACCGAAACCGCCCTCCAGCGCGGCATTGCCGCCGCCTTGGCGGGCAACCGGGTGAAGGACATCTCCCGCGCGGTCCAGCAGCATGTGGAAAGCCAGGGCTTCAGCGTGGTGCGCGAATTCGTGGGCCACGGGGTGGGCCGCCACATGCACGAAGAACCGCAGGTGCCCAATTTTGTGGAACCGGGACGCCCGTCGCCGCTGTTGCGGCCGGGCATGACGCTGGCCATTGAACCGATGGTTAATGCCGGCAAACCCGGGGTGAAACGCTTGAAAGATGGCTGGACAGTGGTGACCGAAGATGGTTCACTGTCCGCCCATTTTGAGCACACCGTCCTGGTGACGGAAGGCGAGCCGGAAATCCTGACGTGCACGAATCAAACATCATTCGCGCTGAAGGTGTCGTGA
- a CDS encoding DNA-directed RNA polymerase subunit alpha, with protein sequence MPVRLGRFEMPKRLVKDETTATETYAKFIAEPFETGYGHTIGNSLRRVLLSSLEGAAITSVRIEGAMHEFATVDGVVEDVTDIVLNLKKVRFKAHSREEQVLYLSVNKEGDVLAEDIQLNQNLELVNPKQKICTLDKKRKLEMELTVKVGRGFCPGDENKKPDQAIGVIPIDSIFSPVTRVKYSVEAARVGQRTDYDRLILEIWTDGRISPDDALTQASAILQRHLDVFVGYDKNAVEFEEQVDRQDDERAKLKKLLNMSVNEIELSVRAANCLNNANITTVGQLAMKTESEMLKYRNFGKKSLNEIKEKLAALGLTLGMHFDPDLIEAAPAPSGSSARDDIKNLLSND encoded by the coding sequence ATGCCAGTACGTCTAGGCCGTTTCGAGATGCCCAAGCGGTTGGTCAAGGATGAAACCACCGCCACCGAAACCTACGCCAAATTCATCGCCGAACCGTTTGAAACCGGTTACGGCCACACCATCGGCAACTCGCTGCGCCGCGTGTTGCTGTCCTCCCTGGAAGGGGCGGCCATCACCAGCGTGCGCATCGAAGGCGCCATGCACGAATTTGCCACGGTGGATGGCGTCGTCGAAGACGTCACCGACATCGTGCTCAATCTCAAGAAGGTCCGCTTCAAGGCGCACAGCCGGGAAGAACAGGTCCTGTACCTTTCCGTCAACAAGGAAGGCGACGTTCTGGCCGAGGACATCCAGCTCAACCAAAACCTGGAGCTGGTGAATCCCAAGCAGAAAATCTGCACCCTCGACAAGAAGCGCAAGCTGGAGATGGAACTGACCGTCAAGGTGGGCCGCGGCTTCTGCCCGGGCGATGAAAACAAAAAGCCCGACCAGGCCATTGGCGTCATTCCCATTGACTCCATCTTCTCGCCGGTTACCCGCGTGAAATACTCCGTGGAGGCCGCGCGCGTGGGGCAGCGCACCGATTACGACCGCCTGATTCTCGAAATCTGGACCGATGGACGGATTTCGCCCGATGACGCCCTGACCCAGGCCTCGGCCATCCTGCAGCGGCACCTGGATGTCTTTGTGGGCTATGACAAGAACGCGGTGGAATTTGAAGAGCAGGTGGACCGTCAGGATGACGAGCGCGCCAAGCTCAAGAAGCTGCTCAACATGAGCGTCAACGAAATCGAGCTGAGCGTGCGCGCCGCCAACTGCCTCAACAACGCCAACATCACCACCGTGGGCCAGTTGGCGATGAAGACCGAGTCGGAGATGTTGAAGTACCGCAACTTTGGCAAGAAATCGCTGAACGAAATCAAAGAGAAACTCGCGGCACTGGGCCTGACCCTGGGCATGCACTTTGACCCGGACCTCATCGAAGCGGCGCCCGCCCCCAGCGGCTCTTCCGCCCGCGATGACATCAAAAACCTTTTGAGCAACGACTGA
- the rpsK gene encoding 30S ribosomal protein S11 yields the protein MSDETKKPAPAPKESKPEAAAPAAEKPAKAAKKAAAGEGKAAEAKAAEAKPAAEAKPAETPAPGTPPAAASAPTAAELLGDDLSAKKIIKAKGAKNIVSGIAHILATFNNTQVSITDMHGNVIGWATAGRVGFKGSRKSTAFAAQQVAQEAARQAMSHGMKEVEVHVKGPGSGREAAIRALQTIGLEITVIKDVTPVPHNGCRPRKKRRV from the coding sequence ATGTCTGACGAGACCAAAAAACCCGCTCCTGCTCCCAAGGAATCCAAACCAGAAGCCGCCGCGCCGGCCGCGGAAAAACCGGCCAAGGCTGCCAAGAAGGCCGCTGCTGGCGAAGGCAAGGCGGCTGAGGCCAAGGCGGCTGAGGCCAAGCCTGCCGCCGAGGCCAAGCCAGCGGAGACGCCGGCACCCGGCACTCCGCCTGCAGCCGCTTCCGCTCCCACGGCGGCGGAACTTTTGGGCGATGATCTTTCCGCCAAGAAAATCATCAAAGCCAAGGGTGCCAAAAACATTGTCAGCGGGATTGCGCACATTCTGGCCACTTTCAACAACACCCAGGTCAGCATCACGGACATGCACGGCAACGTGATTGGGTGGGCAACCGCGGGCCGCGTGGGCTTCAAAGGCTCCCGCAAAAGCACCGCCTTTGCCGCCCAGCAGGTGGCGCAGGAGGCCGCCCGCCAGGCGATGTCCCACGGCATGAAGGAAGTGGAGGTCCACGTCAAAGGCCCCGGCTCCGGCCGCGAGGCGGCCATTCGCGCCTTGCAGACGATTGGCCTGGAAATCACCGTAATCAAGGACGTGACCCCCGTGCCCCATAACGGGTGCCGTCCGCGCAAGAAACGCCGTGTCTAA
- the rpsD gene encoding 30S ribosomal protein S4 — protein MAHYTGPRVRISRRFKTPIFGPSKYLERRQYGPGVHGPKARRKVTEYALGLIEKQKLRYYYGLQERQFRGVYEKALRRRGVTGEQMLQLLECRLDNVVYHLGFAPTRPAARQMVTHGHIRVNGRKVNIPSYTLKVNDEIEVRNHNVSRQMATRNLEMSTSRAVPDWLALEKDNFKGRVMRIPTRDEIQPIANEQAVVEFYSR, from the coding sequence ATGGCACACTATACTGGTCCACGCGTTCGCATCAGCCGCCGGTTCAAGACCCCCATCTTCGGCCCGTCCAAGTATTTGGAGCGCCGCCAATACGGGCCGGGCGTGCACGGCCCCAAGGCCCGCCGCAAGGTCACCGAATATGCGCTGGGTCTGATTGAAAAACAGAAGCTGCGTTATTACTACGGCCTGCAGGAGCGCCAGTTCCGCGGCGTTTACGAAAAGGCCCTGCGCCGCCGGGGTGTGACTGGCGAGCAAATGCTCCAATTGCTGGAGTGTCGGCTGGATAATGTGGTGTATCACCTCGGCTTTGCCCCCACGCGGCCAGCGGCGCGCCAGATGGTCACCCACGGGCACATTCGCGTCAACGGGCGCAAGGTGAACATTCCGTCCTACACCCTGAAGGTCAACGACGAGATTGAAGTCCGCAATCACAACGTGAGCCGGCAGATGGCGACGCGCAACCTCGAGATGTCCACCAGCCGCGCCGTGCCGGACTGGCTGGCGCTCGAGAAGGACAATTTCAAGGGCCGCGTGATGCGCATCCCGACCCGCGATGAAATCCAGCCCATCGCCAACGAGCAGGCGGTGGTCGAATTTTATTCCCGCTAA
- the infA gene encoding translation initiation factor IF-1 (stimulates the activities of the other two initiation factors, IF-2 and IF-3) → MHESNIIRAEGVVIAVLKERLYRVELANGHQFLAFVTARRAAAGDRYEVGQRVMAELSPLDLSKGRLVGRLDASPR, encoded by the coding sequence GTGCACGAATCAAACATCATTCGCGCTGAAGGTGTCGTGATCGCCGTGCTCAAAGAACGGTTGTACCGGGTGGAACTGGCCAATGGTCATCAATTTCTGGCCTTTGTCACCGCCCGGCGCGCGGCAGCCGGCGACCGCTACGAGGTGGGCCAGCGCGTGATGGCGGAACTTTCGCCCCTGGACCTGAGCAAGGGGCGGCTGGTGGGGCGCTTGGACGCCTCTCCACGGTGA
- the rpsM gene encoding 30S ribosomal protein S13, translated as MARIIGVEIPGEKRIEIALRYIYGIGPTTALEICRRANIPLGTRAKDLTEQQLSQIVHAIQDGKYVIEGDLRREIGLNLKRLQAIKCYRGIRHLRGLPVRGQRTQTNARTRKGPRKTVGVVRNPNAKAGIH; from the coding sequence ATGGCACGCATCATCGGCGTTGAAATTCCGGGCGAAAAACGCATCGAAATCGCCCTCCGCTACATTTACGGCATCGGCCCCACCACGGCCCTGGAAATCTGCCGCCGCGCCAACATTCCGCTGGGCACGCGGGCAAAGGATTTGACCGAGCAGCAGCTCTCCCAAATCGTCCATGCCATTCAGGACGGCAAATACGTCATTGAAGGCGACCTCCGCCGCGAAATTGGCCTGAACCTCAAACGTCTGCAGGCCATCAAATGCTATCGCGGCATCCGGCACCTGCGCGGCCTGCCCGTGCGCGGCCAGCGCACCCAAACCAACGCCCGCACCCGGAAAGGACCGCGCAAAACCGTGGGGGTGGTGCGCAATCCCAACGCCAAGGCGGGCATCCATTAA